In the genome of Halobacterium noricense, one region contains:
- a CDS encoding extracellular solute-binding protein: MSERHSQTRRRFLAAAGVASTTALAGCTGILGDGGSGSGGDGDQPTLADFRGSGELVSGRPAPGGTSIEDLPDLDGELSIYLGGGEGGRYTTLIDLLNQYYDGFEASAQTQPSSQLANVIVDEYESNTTQADVFWSVDAGSLAYVADNSATLDLSSDATSMVADDRFVTDQWAGVAGRSRAIPYNTNQFSASEIPASVDAIATEDRFTDTIGWAPTYGAFHGFVTAMRQLRGEDGTREWLNNMLDQNPARYDSEYATVSQGITNGEVGLGLTNHYYPMLVFANTPDAPLDLAFTENDASALVNTAGASVLDGAADPELADLFVRHLLSAEAQEFLATRGFAFPMIEGVEPVGPLPTIEELSPPDLDLQALSDVQPTIQLLEDVGILS; the protein is encoded by the coding sequence ATGAGTGAGCGACACAGCCAGACGCGCCGGCGCTTCCTCGCGGCGGCGGGTGTAGCTTCGACGACCGCACTCGCGGGCTGTACGGGCATCCTCGGCGACGGCGGGAGCGGCAGCGGCGGTGACGGCGACCAGCCGACGCTCGCGGACTTCCGTGGCTCCGGCGAACTCGTCTCCGGCCGGCCCGCGCCCGGCGGCACCTCCATCGAGGACCTCCCCGACCTCGACGGCGAACTCTCCATCTACCTCGGCGGCGGCGAGGGCGGCCGCTACACCACGCTCATCGACCTCCTCAACCAGTACTACGACGGCTTCGAGGCGTCCGCCCAGACGCAGCCGTCCTCGCAGCTCGCGAACGTCATCGTCGACGAGTACGAGAGCAACACCACGCAGGCCGACGTCTTCTGGTCGGTCGACGCCGGCTCGCTGGCGTACGTCGCGGACAACAGCGCCACCCTCGACCTCTCCAGCGACGCCACCTCGATGGTCGCCGACGACCGGTTCGTGACCGACCAGTGGGCCGGCGTCGCCGGCCGGTCGCGCGCGATTCCCTACAACACGAACCAGTTCAGCGCGTCCGAGATTCCCGCCAGCGTCGACGCGATTGCGACCGAGGACCGCTTCACCGACACCATCGGGTGGGCTCCCACGTACGGCGCGTTCCACGGGTTCGTCACCGCGATGCGCCAGCTCCGCGGGGAGGACGGCACCCGCGAGTGGCTGAACAACATGCTCGACCAGAACCCCGCGCGCTACGACAGCGAGTACGCCACCGTCTCGCAGGGCATCACGAACGGCGAGGTCGGCCTCGGATTGACGAACCACTACTACCCCATGCTCGTGTTCGCCAACACTCCCGACGCCCCCCTCGACCTGGCGTTCACCGAGAACGACGCCAGCGCGCTCGTCAACACCGCCGGCGCGAGCGTCCTCGACGGCGCTGCCGACCCCGAACTCGCGGACCTGTTCGTCCGCCACCTGCTCTCCGCGGAAGCCCAGGAGTTCCTCGCCACCCGCGGCTTCGCCTTCCCGATGATCGAGGGCGTCGAGCCGGTCGGCCCGCTCCCCACCATCGAGGAGCTCTCGCCGCCGGACCTGGACCTCCAGGCGCTGTCGGACGTCCAGCCAACCATCCAACTCCTCGAGGACGTCGGCATCCTCTCGTAG
- a CDS encoding alpha-1 4-glucan-protein synthase, producing the protein MTRDVCVVVPTIREYECMREYFRNARDHGFDLDRLFVVLVTEEFCDTEGMREMLDEEGVAGAVFDGSDREAWFDEQGLEQYSHLIPAASHAQTSFGLLYLWANDFEYGVFIDDDTLPHDEWDFFGTHLDNLAHEGSVEEVSSDEHWVNVLYQSDSDLYPRGYPYSAMDEDVETDTTETDHVVASQGLWTNVPDLDAVRILMDGDLQGQAQTRTGFEDFDRDFVAAEGDYLTVCSMNLAFRREVVPAFYQFPMDDNAWEVGRFDDIWSGVLLKRAADVVGGELYNGAPLCKHNKAPRSTFDDLANEVAGLELNEHFWTEVAAVEPEEDSYEAVARAVGERLVEGDYEEYNNGAFLVECGEYLLDWVDCCAALADQRAPAPADD; encoded by the coding sequence ATGACCCGAGACGTCTGCGTGGTCGTGCCGACGATTCGGGAGTACGAGTGCATGCGCGAGTACTTCCGGAACGCCCGCGACCACGGCTTCGACCTGGACCGCCTGTTCGTCGTCCTCGTCACCGAGGAGTTCTGTGACACCGAGGGGATGCGCGAGATGCTCGACGAGGAGGGCGTCGCCGGCGCTGTCTTCGACGGCAGCGACCGCGAGGCGTGGTTCGACGAGCAGGGCCTCGAACAGTACAGCCACCTGATTCCCGCTGCCAGCCACGCCCAGACGTCGTTCGGCCTGCTCTACCTCTGGGCGAACGACTTCGAGTACGGCGTGTTCATCGACGACGACACGCTCCCCCACGACGAGTGGGACTTCTTCGGCACGCACCTCGACAACCTCGCCCACGAGGGGAGTGTCGAGGAAGTGTCCTCGGACGAGCACTGGGTGAACGTCCTCTACCAGTCCGACTCCGACCTCTACCCGCGCGGCTACCCCTACTCCGCGATGGACGAGGACGTCGAGACGGACACGACCGAGACGGACCACGTGGTCGCCTCGCAGGGCCTCTGGACGAACGTCCCGGACCTCGACGCGGTGCGCATCCTGATGGACGGCGACCTGCAGGGCCAGGCGCAGACGCGCACGGGCTTCGAGGACTTCGACCGCGACTTCGTCGCGGCGGAGGGCGACTATCTCACGGTGTGCTCGATGAACCTCGCGTTCCGCCGCGAGGTCGTGCCCGCGTTCTACCAGTTCCCGATGGACGACAACGCGTGGGAAGTCGGGCGCTTCGACGACATCTGGAGCGGCGTACTCCTGAAGCGTGCGGCCGACGTGGTGGGCGGCGAACTCTACAACGGCGCGCCGCTGTGCAAGCACAACAAGGCTCCGCGGTCGACGTTCGACGACCTCGCCAACGAGGTCGCGGGCCTCGAACTCAACGAGCACTTCTGGACGGAGGTCGCGGCCGTCGAGCCCGAGGAGGACTCCTACGAGGCTGTTGCGCGTGCAGTCGGCGAGCGCCTCGTGGAGGGCGACTACGAGGAGTACAACAACGGCGCGTTCCTCGTGGAGTGCGGGGAGTACCTGCTGGACTGGGTGGACTGCTGTGCGGCGCTGGCGGACCAGCGCGCGCCTGCGCCCGCCGACGACTGA
- a CDS encoding protein kinase family protein — translation MERHTDGPVDEERVAALRQSVDADGVEELAERLHSDDADERAGAAWRLVEAVTTEPTEVRAVLDDVRDAIRDDDVWVRRGATWVLAELAERQPDALSVQFSDLVSLTRADDPLVRQNGVVALAGVTKSYPARASTGLSAIAPLTQSEDALVQRYAKQAVAEVTAAIAERAEDAGYPMVVRSHPAYADLFPDGVSVVTVNADDDRSRPVHVSFGQNAPVRGEETETDEADAGPPAEIPDPPDVTLDAEAVSPNLKLREGVLTTDYRADVDEDVLEHGLATVRRLHADESAVASAFADAVEQWAGVDDHDHVVAVLGYGARWLATRYDDGDTLDGRGAPVTLAEAVWDASVLTRAVSHAHSRGVVHGGIRSGAVRFVETGARTWDAPLLGDWGFAHAASARRTPPVPAAFAAPEHHNPETYGRFDQATDVYGLGALTYFLLTGEPPGDDEGRIPASEQNPALPASADDLFARALAPEKRARFATLLDFQRALDDFAADLDGVGG, via the coding sequence ATGGAACGTCACACAGACGGCCCGGTCGACGAGGAACGGGTTGCCGCGCTCCGGCAGTCCGTGGACGCCGACGGCGTCGAGGAGCTCGCCGAGCGCCTCCACAGCGACGACGCCGACGAGCGCGCGGGTGCCGCGTGGCGGCTCGTGGAGGCCGTCACCACCGAGCCGACCGAGGTCCGCGCCGTCCTCGACGACGTCCGCGACGCGATCCGTGACGACGACGTGTGGGTGCGGCGGGGCGCGACGTGGGTGCTCGCGGAACTCGCCGAGCGCCAGCCCGACGCGCTCTCCGTGCAGTTCTCCGACCTCGTCTCGCTGACGCGGGCCGACGACCCGCTCGTCCGGCAGAACGGCGTGGTCGCGCTCGCGGGCGTCACGAAGTCCTACCCCGCCCGGGCCTCGACGGGCCTGTCGGCGATTGCGCCGCTCACGCAGTCCGAGGACGCGCTCGTCCAGCGGTACGCGAAGCAGGCGGTCGCCGAGGTGACGGCCGCCATCGCGGAGCGCGCGGAGGACGCGGGCTACCCGATGGTCGTGCGCTCGCACCCGGCGTACGCGGACCTGTTCCCCGACGGCGTCTCCGTGGTCACGGTGAACGCCGACGACGACCGTTCGCGGCCGGTTCACGTCTCGTTCGGGCAGAACGCGCCGGTCCGCGGCGAGGAGACCGAGACTGACGAGGCCGACGCGGGGCCGCCTGCGGAGATTCCGGACCCGCCGGACGTGACACTCGACGCCGAGGCCGTCTCGCCGAACCTGAAACTCCGCGAGGGCGTGCTGACGACCGACTACCGCGCGGACGTCGACGAGGACGTGCTCGAACACGGGCTGGCGACGGTCCGGCGGCTGCACGCCGACGAGAGCGCGGTCGCGTCGGCGTTCGCTGACGCCGTCGAGCAGTGGGCGGGCGTCGACGATCACGACCACGTGGTCGCCGTGCTCGGCTATGGCGCGCGCTGGCTGGCGACGCGCTACGACGACGGCGACACGCTCGACGGCCGCGGCGCGCCGGTGACGCTAGCGGAGGCCGTCTGGGACGCCAGCGTCCTCACGCGCGCGGTCAGTCACGCCCACTCGCGGGGCGTCGTCCACGGCGGCATCCGCTCGGGCGCGGTGCGGTTCGTGGAGACGGGCGCGCGGACGTGGGACGCGCCGCTGCTCGGCGACTGGGGGTTCGCGCACGCCGCCAGCGCGCGCCGCACGCCGCCGGTTCCGGCCGCGTTCGCGGCCCCCGAGCACCACAACCCGGAGACGTACGGCCGCTTCGACCAGGCGACGGACGTCTACGGGCTGGGCGCGCTGACGTACTTCCTGCTGACGGGTGAACCGCCGGGCGACGACGAGGGACGAATTCCGGCGTCCGAACAGAATCCGGCGCTTCCGGCGAGCGCCGACGACCTGTTCGCGCGGGCGTTGGCCCCGGAGAAGCGCGCGCGGTTCGCCACCCTGCTGGACTTCCAGCGCGCGCTCGACGACTTCGCCGCCGACCTCGACGGGGTGGGCGGATGA
- a CDS encoding glycerate kinase type-2 family protein — translation MGDIWDRATLAETPARETALACVEAGIDAAHPARVVADEIAVDRETLRVADATYDLAGHDRVVVLGGGNAAAHVARVLADALGDRLDGGCVVTDDPIDVPGVAVLPSDHPVPSERGVASTKELLDAARGCDADTLVLAVITGGGSAVLPAPADGLSLSDLQATTEALLRSGAPIHDVNAVRKHCSALKGGQLARALAPATVVTLVFSDVVGNDLDVVASGPTVSDTSTYGDALAVLDDYAVDVPAAVRDRLERGARGDLPETPSEDDPAFEDVDTHVLADGSTALAAASDAARERGYETLILSSCIEGEAREVGGVHAAIGTDAANTGNPVDPPAVVLSGGELTVTVEGDGDGGPNQECALAATHRLPDGAAFACVDTDGIDGASEHAGALVDSETVDDLADARAALHENDAGGFLADQNALLRTGPTGTNVNDLRVLVVEN, via the coding sequence ATGGGAGACATCTGGGACCGGGCGACGCTCGCCGAGACGCCCGCCCGCGAGACGGCGCTGGCGTGCGTCGAGGCCGGCATCGACGCTGCACACCCCGCTCGCGTCGTGGCCGACGAAATCGCGGTCGACAGAGAGACGCTCCGCGTCGCGGACGCGACCTACGACCTCGCCGGCCACGACCGCGTCGTCGTGCTCGGCGGCGGGAATGCGGCCGCACACGTCGCTCGCGTGCTCGCCGACGCGCTCGGTGACCGACTCGACGGCGGGTGCGTGGTGACCGACGACCCTATCGACGTGCCAGGCGTGGCCGTGCTCCCGAGCGACCACCCCGTGCCTTCGGAGCGCGGCGTCGCCTCCACCAAGGAACTGCTCGACGCCGCCCGCGGCTGCGACGCCGACACGCTCGTGCTCGCGGTGATAACCGGGGGCGGCAGCGCGGTGCTGCCCGCGCCCGCAGACGGACTCTCCCTATCTGACTTGCAGGCCACGACGGAGGCGCTGTTGCGCTCGGGCGCGCCGATTCACGACGTGAACGCCGTCCGCAAACACTGCTCGGCGCTGAAGGGCGGCCAGCTCGCGCGAGCGCTCGCGCCGGCGACCGTCGTGACGCTCGTGTTCAGCGATGTCGTCGGCAACGACCTTGACGTCGTCGCCAGCGGACCCACAGTCTCGGACACCTCGACGTACGGCGACGCCCTGGCCGTCCTCGACGACTACGCGGTCGACGTTCCCGCCGCAGTCCGCGACCGCCTCGAACGCGGCGCGCGTGGCGATCTCCCGGAGACACCTAGTGAGGACGACCCGGCATTCGAGGACGTCGACACGCACGTGCTCGCGGACGGCTCTACTGCGCTCGCCGCGGCCAGCGACGCCGCCCGCGAGCGCGGCTACGAGACCCTGATTCTGTCCTCGTGTATCGAGGGCGAAGCCCGCGAGGTCGGTGGAGTCCACGCCGCGATTGGAACGGACGCCGCGAACACGGGCAACCCGGTCGACCCGCCCGCCGTCGTGCTCTCGGGCGGCGAACTCACGGTGACCGTCGAGGGCGACGGCGACGGCGGCCCGAATCAGGAATGCGCGCTCGCCGCCACCCATCGGCTCCCCGACGGCGCGGCGTTCGCGTGCGTGGACACGGACGGCATCGACGGCGCGAGCGAGCACGCCGGCGCGCTCGTCGACAGCGAGACGGTCGACGACCTGGCCGACGCCCGCGCGGCGCTCCACGAAAACGACGCCGGCGGCTTCCTCGCCGACCAGAACGCGCTGCTCCGTACTGGTCCGACTGGAACGAACGTCAACGACCTGCGCGTGCTCGTCGTCGAGAACTGA
- a CDS encoding RNA-guided endonuclease InsQ/TnpB family protein — MKRSNTFDVVPQSEEDEELLRRLLDASAALWNEINYERRENYADPDGDVWDISEYRGRYGGTVGASTVQQIERKNREAWKSFFALKEKGEANGKPGFWGNSEDGRELRAYIRNTSYSVEWGEYSRLEILVGQDLKDEYGLGYRERLRLEVRGNPNWKEYEKQGRLELFYDEQAQTFRAFQPVTVDDSRLAHPLASEEAALDIGANNLVACTTTTGTQLLYEGRDLFERFRETTREIALLQSLLEEGRYSSHRIRRLYDRRTKRRDHAQDALARDLIERLYDEGVSTVYVGALTDVLETHWSVETNAKTHNFWAFRAFINRLACTAEEYGISVEVRSEAWTSQECPNCGSIEDTTRHRDTLTCPCGFEGHADLVASETFLRRQTTVTRSMARPVCLKWDDHHWSELPRSVPNEEHTNPQVASVGR; from the coding sequence ATGAAGCGATCCAACACGTTCGATGTGGTGCCTCAGTCCGAGGAGGACGAGGAGTTGCTTCGACGCCTGTTGGACGCTTCTGCCGCTCTCTGGAACGAAATCAACTACGAGCGCCGCGAGAACTACGCCGACCCCGACGGAGACGTGTGGGACATCAGCGAGTATCGTGGGCGCTATGGCGGGACGGTCGGTGCTTCGACGGTTCAGCAAATCGAACGTAAGAACCGCGAAGCATGGAAGTCGTTCTTCGCGCTCAAGGAGAAGGGCGAAGCTAACGGCAAGCCCGGATTCTGGGGGAACTCGGAAGATGGACGCGAACTCCGGGCGTACATACGCAACACGTCGTACTCCGTTGAGTGGGGTGAATACTCCCGGCTCGAAATTCTCGTCGGCCAAGACCTAAAAGACGAGTACGGGCTTGGATACCGCGAACGCCTCCGGCTTGAAGTTCGGGGCAATCCCAATTGGAAGGAGTACGAGAAGCAGGGTCGGTTGGAGTTGTTCTACGACGAGCAAGCACAAACGTTCAGGGCCTTTCAGCCAGTCACCGTTGATGATTCTCGACTGGCACACCCACTGGCTTCGGAAGAAGCCGCTCTGGACATCGGTGCGAACAACCTCGTCGCCTGCACAACCACAACCGGCACCCAACTCCTGTACGAAGGACGCGACTTGTTCGAGCGGTTCCGCGAGACGACGCGAGAAATCGCGCTACTCCAATCACTCTTGGAGGAAGGTCGGTACAGTAGTCACCGTATCCGACGCCTGTACGACCGACGCACCAAGCGGCGTGACCACGCCCAAGACGCGCTCGCCCGTGACCTCATCGAACGGCTGTACGACGAAGGCGTTTCGACAGTGTACGTAGGGGCGTTGACGGACGTACTTGAAACGCACTGGTCGGTGGAGACGAACGCGAAGACGCACAACTTCTGGGCGTTCCGAGCGTTCATAAACCGGCTGGCGTGTACTGCCGAAGAATACGGTATCTCAGTGGAAGTACGGTCTGAGGCGTGGACGAGTCAGGAGTGTCCGAACTGTGGTTCGATAGAAGATACGACGCGTCACCGCGACACGCTGACGTGCCCATGTGGATTCGAGGGTCACGCTGACCTCGTGGCCTCAGAGACGTTCTTGAGACGGCAGACAACGGTAACACGGTCGATGGCACGGCCTGTATGCCTCAAGTGGGACGACCATCACTGGTCAGAGTTACCACGCTCAGTTCCCAACGAGGAGCATACGAACCCGCAAGTTGCCTCCGTGGGCCGGTAA
- a CDS encoding universal stress protein translates to MSINSGDRPWPQVLDHEGVDWPADEQRILVPFCEAANRTETSLLGASITFGSDGELYILHATEAGGLADANELRDEAELELAVREEFDVPVAQFEDEFSNGVLDAFVDSHSITATVVDREEQGFFSRGRDEQTVASRCHNVVGTRMDTFESPSSILVPVAKGPHSGLATRIAEAIARASGCWIELFHVVGEDASESERGDVDALLDAYEHRLGDDVEVDHHVVEAAEPADEIIEHAGYHDVTVLGAPEKGRLRRFLFGSTTDEVEQDGESGPVLTVHRDTDESVFSRWL, encoded by the coding sequence ATGAGCATCAACTCCGGCGACCGACCGTGGCCGCAAGTCCTCGACCACGAGGGCGTCGACTGGCCGGCCGACGAGCAGCGCATCCTCGTGCCGTTCTGCGAAGCCGCGAACCGGACGGAGACGAGCCTCCTCGGCGCGAGCATCACGTTCGGGAGCGACGGCGAACTGTACATCCTGCACGCGACCGAGGCGGGCGGGCTGGCGGACGCGAACGAACTGCGCGACGAGGCGGAACTGGAGTTGGCGGTCCGCGAGGAGTTCGACGTCCCCGTCGCGCAGTTCGAGGACGAGTTCTCGAACGGGGTCCTCGACGCGTTCGTCGACTCGCACTCGATAACGGCGACGGTCGTCGACCGCGAGGAACAGGGCTTCTTCTCGCGGGGCCGCGACGAGCAGACGGTCGCGTCGCGGTGTCACAACGTCGTCGGGACGCGCATGGACACCTTCGAGTCGCCGTCCAGCATCCTCGTGCCGGTAGCGAAGGGGCCACACTCGGGGCTGGCGACGCGCATCGCGGAGGCGATTGCGCGCGCCTCCGGCTGCTGGATCGAACTCTTCCACGTCGTCGGCGAGGACGCGAGCGAGTCGGAGCGAGGGGACGTTGACGCGCTGCTGGACGCCTACGAGCACCGGCTGGGCGACGACGTCGAAGTCGACCACCACGTCGTCGAGGCCGCCGAGCCCGCGGACGAAATCATCGAGCACGCCGGCTACCACGACGTGACGGTGCTCGGCGCGCCCGAGAAGGGGCGGCTCAGGCGGTTCCTCTTCGGGTCGACGACCGACGAAGTCGAACAGGACGGCGAGTCCGGCCCGGTCCTAACCGTCCACCGGGACACGGACGAGTCCGTGTTCTCCCGCTGGCTATGA
- a CDS encoding sensor histidine kinase, translating to MEGNDSNPLEPREDAGRFRYLFEHVQDAVVEFELDDEEPIVATVNHSFCEMFGVDRGEVVGASLNDLIVPSERVTESNRFDQRTAAGKSNYAIVDRRTEDGLKTLLYRGIPSDGGDGGFALYTDLTDEIRQERELSVLNRVLRYNLSEEVDALLDHAEALAASVEDPELVDTARGIRERALALDRTSEEARDIERVLDADPDLEPTDLGHVVQSALDDVPLVDYADVTVDVEDAPRVMSGGHLDRAVAALVDNAIRYTDDETPSVQVTARRTDGEVALTVSDDGPGLPDKERRLLTGDIDLTPLDHGSGLGLWLVRWIATAYDGAVTYEERASGGSDVTLELRVASER from the coding sequence ATGGAAGGCAACGACTCGAACCCCCTCGAACCCCGCGAGGACGCCGGTCGGTTCCGCTACCTCTTCGAGCACGTGCAGGACGCCGTCGTGGAGTTCGAACTGGACGACGAGGAGCCCATCGTCGCGACGGTCAACCACTCGTTCTGTGAGATGTTCGGCGTGGACCGCGGGGAAGTCGTGGGTGCGTCGCTGAACGACCTCATCGTCCCGAGCGAGCGGGTGACCGAGAGCAACCGCTTCGACCAGCGCACCGCCGCGGGCAAGTCGAACTACGCCATCGTCGACCGGCGCACCGAGGACGGCCTGAAGACGCTGCTCTACCGGGGCATCCCCTCCGACGGCGGCGACGGCGGGTTCGCGCTGTACACCGACCTCACCGACGAGATTCGCCAGGAGCGCGAATTGTCGGTGCTCAATCGCGTGCTCCGGTACAACCTCTCCGAGGAAGTCGACGCCTTGCTCGATCACGCCGAGGCCCTCGCCGCGTCGGTCGAGGACCCCGAACTGGTCGACACCGCGCGAGGAATCCGGGAGCGCGCGCTCGCACTCGACCGCACCAGCGAGGAAGCGAGGGATATCGAGCGCGTGTTGGACGCGGACCCGGACCTGGAGCCGACCGACCTCGGCCACGTGGTGCAGTCGGCGCTCGACGACGTGCCCTTGGTCGACTACGCGGACGTGACCGTCGACGTCGAGGACGCGCCGCGAGTCATGTCCGGGGGCCACCTCGACCGTGCGGTCGCCGCACTCGTCGACAACGCGATTCGCTACACCGACGACGAGACGCCCAGCGTCCAGGTTACCGCGCGCCGGACGGACGGCGAAGTCGCGCTGACGGTGAGCGATGACGGGCCTGGCCTCCCGGACAAGGAGCGGCGGCTCCTCACCGGCGACATCGACCTGACGCCGCTCGACCACGGGAGCGGGCTCGGCCTGTGGCTGGTTCGGTGGATTGCGACCGCCTACGACGGCGCTGTCACGTACGAAGAGCGTGCGAGCGGCGGGAGCGACGTCACGCTCGAACTCCGCGTCGCGTCGGAGCGCTAA
- a CDS encoding thiolase family protein, with product MDRVAIIGASMTTFGDRDAWVRELLAEAGDAALRDAGVDGDDLDHLYVSNMASGEFEGQTGVPNALAHDLGALGAYTQRVDQTSASGGAGIYAAWQSVASGASDMTLLVGGEKMTHKTTGEATDVIASLTHPVEYKHGVTLPSFAGLTARKYLDEYDAPRESLGKVAVKNHRNGVDNPHAQFRKEVDLETVLDSPIVADPLRLYDFCPITDGSSALLFCPESVAEEYADDYVVVSGIGGATDTHVVHEREDPTTMQGVVESSEIAYEMADCGPEDVDFAELHDMFTILEFLQSEDLGFFEKGEGWKAVEEGVTDRDGDLPINTSGGLKSKGHPLGASGVAQAYELYVQLLGDAGDRQVEGDVGLACNVGGFGNCVTTTILEQP from the coding sequence ATGGACCGCGTAGCAATCATCGGTGCGTCGATGACGACGTTCGGCGACCGCGACGCGTGGGTGCGGGAGTTGCTGGCGGAGGCCGGCGACGCCGCCCTGCGGGACGCGGGCGTGGACGGCGACGACCTCGACCACCTCTACGTCTCGAACATGGCCAGCGGCGAGTTCGAGGGACAGACCGGCGTCCCGAACGCGCTCGCCCACGACCTCGGCGCGCTCGGCGCGTACACCCAGCGCGTCGACCAGACGAGCGCCTCCGGCGGCGCGGGCATCTACGCCGCGTGGCAGTCCGTCGCCTCCGGCGCGAGCGACATGACGCTGCTCGTCGGCGGCGAGAAGATGACCCACAAGACCACGGGCGAGGCGACGGACGTCATCGCCAGCCTCACCCACCCCGTGGAGTACAAGCACGGCGTCACGCTCCCGAGTTTCGCGGGCCTCACCGCGCGCAAGTACCTCGACGAGTACGACGCGCCCCGCGAGAGCCTCGGCAAGGTCGCCGTGAAGAACCACCGCAACGGCGTGGACAACCCCCACGCGCAGTTCCGCAAGGAAGTCGACCTGGAGACGGTGCTGGACTCGCCAATCGTCGCGGACCCGCTGCGGCTGTACGACTTCTGCCCCATCACGGACGGCAGTTCCGCGCTGCTGTTCTGTCCGGAGTCCGTCGCCGAGGAGTACGCCGACGACTACGTCGTCGTCTCCGGCATCGGCGGCGCGACCGACACCCACGTCGTCCACGAGCGCGAGGACCCGACGACCATGCAGGGCGTCGTGGAGTCCTCCGAAATCGCCTACGAGATGGCCGACTGCGGCCCCGAGGACGTCGACTTCGCGGAGCTCCACGACATGTTCACGATTCTGGAGTTCCTCCAGAGTGAGGACCTCGGCTTCTTCGAGAAGGGCGAGGGCTGGAAGGCCGTCGAGGAGGGCGTCACCGACCGCGACGGCGACCTCCCCATCAACACGTCCGGGGGCCTCAAGTCGAAGGGCCACCCGCTCGGCGCGAGCGGCGTCGCACAGGCGTACGAACTCTACGTGCAGTTGCTCGGCGACGCGGGCGACCGACAGGTCGAGGGCGACGTCGGCCTCGCCTGCAACGTCGGCGGCTTCGGCAACTGCGTGACCACCACCATCCTCGAACAGCCATGA
- a CDS encoding OB-fold domain-containing protein — MSFDAHRCPNGHVTYPGHTRCPECGEEQTGTIDLAERTGTVVTWTTATATPPGVREPNHLAIVEFEVEGESVRALGQLTTADGVEIGDDVEPVYAEELRDPEAGIREPDSHEWDGYRFEPV; from the coding sequence ATGAGCTTCGACGCACACCGCTGCCCGAACGGCCACGTCACGTACCCCGGACACACGCGCTGCCCGGAGTGCGGGGAGGAACAGACCGGGACCATCGACCTCGCCGAACGCACCGGCACGGTCGTCACGTGGACGACCGCCACGGCGACGCCGCCGGGCGTCCGCGAGCCCAACCACCTCGCAATCGTCGAGTTCGAGGTGGAGGGCGAGAGCGTGCGCGCGCTCGGTCAGCTCACGACCGCCGACGGCGTCGAAATCGGCGACGACGTCGAACCGGTGTACGCAGAAGAGCTACGCGACCCCGAGGCGGGCATCCGCGAGCCCGACAGCCACGAGTGGGACGGCTACCGGTTCGAACCGGTTTAG